In Leptospiraceae bacterium, one DNA window encodes the following:
- a CDS encoding phosphotransferase: MAIMVEKISDGMIEFLKLKGNTPIEVKSILEEASSRKYYRVSYRENNLILCEDSNFQSSGKNFLQVQKFLFENNFSVPKIIKVNVENKWILMSDEGEDLTSISEEKKFLDRVREALDIVLKLQRAIPISLIRNKSFDYKKLEFELNYFLIGFKKFRDKLGFNTSIEFELIEFLYTVNSYLAKFEKKVICHRDFHSRNLLLNSVGSVSMIDFQDMMMGTPHYDLVSILHDSYRPISKEARNGLYEYFKEKSEYKNYKFREVYFTQALQRLFKALGTYIVQFSELGKSKYKESIIQCLINLEEIIQEGFFPDTLYLFVTDLKTELQNPDLFGNQQI, from the coding sequence ATGGCGATTATGGTAGAAAAAATTTCTGATGGAATGATAGAATTTTTAAAGCTGAAAGGGAATACACCTATCGAAGTGAAATCTATTCTTGAAGAAGCCTCTTCCAGAAAATACTACAGGGTCTCTTATAGAGAGAATAATCTGATCCTTTGTGAAGATAGTAATTTTCAAAGTAGTGGAAAGAATTTTCTTCAAGTACAAAAATTTCTTTTTGAGAATAATTTTTCCGTTCCAAAGATTATCAAAGTCAATGTAGAAAATAAATGGATATTGATGAGTGATGAAGGAGAAGATCTAACGTCTATATCTGAAGAGAAAAAGTTTTTGGATAGAGTACGAGAGGCGTTGGACATTGTATTAAAATTACAGAGGGCGATTCCTATTTCTTTAATTCGGAATAAATCCTTCGATTATAAAAAATTAGAGTTTGAGTTGAATTATTTTCTTATCGGTTTTAAAAAGTTTCGTGATAAACTGGGCTTCAACACATCTATAGAGTTTGAGCTTATAGAATTTCTATATACTGTGAATTCCTACTTAGCCAAGTTTGAGAAAAAAGTTATATGCCACAGAGATTTTCATTCCAGAAATCTTTTGTTGAATTCAGTTGGCTCTGTTTCTATGATAGATTTTCAAGATATGATGATGGGAACTCCACACTATGATTTGGTTAGTATATTGCACGATTCCTATAGACCGATTTCCAAGGAAGCGAGGAATGGTCTATATGAATATTTTAAAGAAAAATCAGAATACAAAAATTATAAATTTAGAGAAGTATATTTTACACAAGCATTACAGAGGTTATTTAAAGCACTTGGAACTTATATAGTTCAGTTTTCTGAGCTTGGTAAAAGCAAATACAAAGAGAGCATAATTCAGTGTTTGATAAATTTAGAAGAGATCATTCAAGAAGGATTTTTTCCTGATACTTTGTATTTGTTTGTAACCGATTTAAAAACAGAACTACAAAATCCTGACTTGTTTGGAAACCAGCAAATATGA
- a CDS encoding NTP transferase domain-containing protein: MKCFIPAAGFGKRMEEFTQNLPKPLLPVAGIPLIYYALYYAYRLGIQEVAINLHYKSEMILEELKNFHWMTLRFSIEQSDILGTAGGIKTAIEGVWREDEKFLVINPDSIFSWSKDLESIMKSDFEEALLFLLPNPKGEEYTELNLVNGKIFFGGGEYYYPGISVLQKKILNDVKLNTYYDLSTIFRNLSAIGKLDGIVFPGQAIDFGDSEKYRKNQNVEIFTGDELIHFEKFYKENKRYE; the protein is encoded by the coding sequence ATGAAATGCTTTATTCCTGCAGCAGGGTTTGGAAAAAGAATGGAAGAGTTTACGCAAAACCTTCCTAAGCCACTCTTGCCTGTAGCAGGGATTCCGTTAATATACTACGCCTTGTACTATGCATATAGACTTGGGATTCAAGAAGTTGCAATTAATCTTCACTATAAAAGTGAAATGATCTTAGAAGAGTTGAAAAATTTTCACTGGATGACTCTTCGATTTTCAATAGAACAATCTGATATTTTAGGCACTGCCGGTGGAATCAAAACCGCCATTGAAGGAGTGTGGAGAGAGGATGAAAAATTTTTAGTAATCAACCCGGATTCTATTTTTTCTTGGAGTAAAGATTTGGAGTCTATTATGAAGAGCGATTTTGAAGAAGCGCTTTTGTTTTTACTTCCTAATCCAAAAGGGGAAGAATATACCGAATTGAATTTAGTAAACGGGAAAATTTTTTTTGGGGGAGGTGAATATTATTACCCTGGAATTTCTGTTTTGCAAAAAAAAATCCTAAATGATGTGAAACTAAATACTTATTACGATCTATCTACAATATTTAGAAATTTAAGTGCAATAGGGAAGTTAGACGGCATAGTTTTCCCCGGACAAGCAATAGATTTTGGTGATAGTGAGAAATATAGAAAAAACCAAAATGTAGAGATTTTTACAGGTGACGAACTCATCCATTTTGAAAAATTTTATAAGGAAAATAAAAGATATGAATAA
- the hpt gene encoding hypoxanthine phosphoribosyltransferase codes for MNKEDLGFLVLFSEAEIQEKIQDMSRKISIDYQDKELVLIGVLKGGFMFLSDLVKGLSFLAEVDFVETYSYTGTKSTGVVKITKELKGSVKNKHVILVDDIIDTGETMNVLIDHIQQKDPKSIKVATMLVKKSKHKMKYPVDYFGFEIEDDFVIGYGMDLDDKYRNLSSIQIYNSK; via the coding sequence ATGAATAAAGAAGATTTAGGCTTTTTAGTGCTTTTTTCTGAAGCGGAAATTCAAGAAAAAATTCAAGACATGAGTAGGAAAATTTCTATAGATTATCAAGACAAAGAATTGGTGCTGATTGGAGTTCTGAAAGGAGGGTTTATGTTTCTTTCTGATTTGGTGAAGGGGCTGAGTTTTTTGGCTGAAGTCGATTTTGTAGAAACATATTCTTATACAGGAACAAAATCTACAGGAGTTGTAAAAATCACAAAGGAATTGAAAGGCTCAGTGAAAAACAAACATGTGATCTTAGTCGATGATATTATTGATACCGGTGAGACGATGAATGTGTTGATTGACCATATACAACAAAAAGATCCAAAATCCATAAAAGTAGCAACGATGCTAGTAAAGAAAAGTAAACACAAGATGAAATACCCGGTTGATTATTTTGGTTTTGAAATAGAGGATGATTTTGTAATCGGATACGGGATGGATTTAGACGACAAATATAGAAATTTGTCGTCTATCCAAATTTACAATTCTAAGTAA
- a CDS encoding glycerophosphodiester phosphodiesterase — translation MKTKNKIIFSLVALLIVYLSLAMIAPEKLENKKVFEGDTFRIAHRCGAKNFPENTLFACKKIVENNLADFLEMDVHLTKDNVLVVIHDDDVENTTNSKGLVKDFTYSEIQKLDAGYKFSTDGQKTFPFRDQGIKIERLDNFFEALPNSKYYIEVKVNSTVAAQILTDIIKKYKMEDKVVVGSFEQTINNELRKLLPNSALFGSKDEIMKWVILQKLNLTGLSSFHSHTLAIPPKKSILSIGKSLMKSARNQNIKIHVWTINEEPEMKRLINMGVDGIMTDDPILLNKVRNRKK, via the coding sequence ATGAAAACAAAAAATAAAATTATATTTAGCTTAGTAGCACTGCTTATTGTCTATTTGTCTTTAGCGATGATCGCCCCGGAAAAACTCGAAAATAAAAAAGTTTTTGAAGGTGACACATTTAGAATTGCTCATAGATGTGGAGCAAAGAATTTTCCTGAAAATACTCTTTTTGCCTGCAAGAAAATCGTAGAAAACAATCTTGCCGATTTCTTGGAAATGGATGTCCACCTAACCAAGGACAATGTACTAGTAGTGATCCACGATGATGATGTTGAAAATACTACAAATTCAAAAGGATTAGTAAAAGATTTTACTTATTCTGAAATTCAAAAATTAGACGCAGGGTATAAATTTTCAACCGATGGACAAAAAACTTTTCCGTTCAGGGATCAAGGGATTAAAATAGAAAGGTTGGATAATTTTTTTGAGGCTCTTCCCAATTCAAAATACTACATAGAAGTGAAGGTCAATTCTACAGTTGCCGCACAAATACTTACCGACATTATTAAAAAATACAAAATGGAAGATAAGGTAGTTGTCGGCTCGTTTGAGCAAACCATCAACAATGAACTACGAAAACTTTTACCGAATTCTGCTCTGTTTGGTTCTAAAGACGAGATCATGAAATGGGTGATTCTGCAAAAATTGAATCTTACAGGTCTTTCCTCTTTTCATTCCCACACTCTAGCCATACCACCCAAGAAGAGTATTCTTTCAATCGGAAAATCTTTAATGAAGTCTGCAAGAAATCAGAATATTAAAATCCACGTGTGGACAATTAATGAAGAACCAGAAATGAAAAGACTCATTAACATGGGCGTGGATGGAATTATGACAGACGATCCAATTCTATTAAACAAAGTTCGTAATCGAAAAAAATAA
- a CDS encoding C40 family peptidase, whose translation MKFLSILFLFISLSIHAKTMEELLKEDWTGQETLLIKNEVKKRLALSFEPGSEHLANITKKIIPWAMMEGLQPIEVARIIVYMDRAVKAGADFEVAEDLIPLVATKDISIKDFIMMVEYYKETSKAKIPEQIRQLFLTTALQKKWDGFSILSAGRGLILAKSSGMDLNTVAPKLLKAIPPNGFKKNPKAIEAEIKKAIQFNPNTQRVSNSNKIFTNLRVIHEKSDFNENNIEEMKTTIKEIEKTNTVIEEISELEIIPRKTVEKKFPEPEFIPNFIDEEEAPKILEEDKSPKESWETLKESNLKATIKPWVGTPYLWGGSSKRGIDCSGFTGAILTDKNIGAPKALLPHSSGSQAKSGSPVEKSMLRAGDLIFFSASPNGSKITHVGVVISNKEFAHSSNKGVGYDPIDSKHWSKRFVKARRIFKKVIN comes from the coding sequence ATGAAATTTTTATCTATTCTATTTTTATTTATTTCACTGTCTATCCACGCAAAAACTATGGAAGAGCTTCTAAAAGAAGACTGGACGGGTCAGGAGACTCTCCTAATTAAAAACGAAGTAAAAAAAAGACTCGCACTTTCTTTTGAACCGGGAAGTGAGCACTTGGCAAACATCACCAAGAAAATTATTCCTTGGGCGATGATGGAAGGACTGCAACCAATCGAAGTTGCAAGAATCATTGTATATATGGACAGGGCTGTTAAAGCAGGAGCCGATTTTGAGGTTGCGGAAGACTTGATTCCACTAGTTGCTACAAAAGATATTTCGATTAAAGATTTTATAATGATGGTGGAATACTACAAAGAAACAAGTAAAGCAAAAATCCCAGAGCAAATCCGTCAGCTATTTTTGACAACTGCACTGCAAAAGAAATGGGACGGATTTTCTATTTTAAGCGCCGGCAGAGGACTCATCCTCGCTAAAAGCTCTGGTATGGATCTAAATACAGTAGCTCCTAAATTGCTAAAAGCAATTCCGCCTAACGGATTCAAAAAAAATCCAAAGGCAATAGAAGCAGAAATCAAAAAAGCTATCCAATTCAATCCAAACACCCAAAGGGTTTCCAATTCTAACAAAATTTTTACCAATCTCAGAGTTATTCACGAAAAATCAGATTTCAACGAAAATAATATCGAAGAAATGAAAACCACGATTAAAGAAATTGAAAAAACGAATACAGTTATTGAAGAAATCAGTGAATTAGAAATTATTCCGAGAAAAACCGTAGAGAAAAAGTTTCCTGAACCAGAATTCATTCCAAATTTTATAGATGAAGAAGAAGCTCCTAAAATCCTCGAAGAAGACAAATCCCCGAAGGAATCATGGGAAACTCTTAAAGAATCAAATTTAAAAGCAACGATCAAGCCATGGGTAGGAACTCCCTATCTTTGGGGAGGAAGTAGTAAACGTGGAATAGATTGCTCTGGATTTACAGGTGCGATTCTTACTGATAAAAATATTGGAGCACCGAAAGCACTTCTTCCTCATTCAAGCGGTAGTCAGGCAAAATCAGGAAGCCCTGTAGAGAAATCAATGCTACGTGCAGGCGATTTAATTTTTTTCTCAGCGTCGCCTAACGGCTCAAAAATTACACACGTAGGGGTGGTTATATCAAACAAAGAATTTGCGCATTCTTCCAATAAAGGTGTGGGGTATGACCCGATTGATTCCAAGCACTGGTCCAAACGTTTTGTAAAAGCGAGGAGAATATTCAAGAAAGTAATTAATTGA
- a CDS encoding leucyl/phenylalanyl-tRNA--protein transferase has protein sequence MSSRDFKEFFGDPLNCDEDLIAIGGDFSVDRLLYAYTHGIFPWSENPIQWFCLDPRAVFDIQNVHFSKTVLRKIRQNKYCITYNLAFTRVMENCAIRKNEPTWITSGFVKGYSELHLKGYAHSVEAWDEEENLVGGVYGIAIGKLFAGESMFSFQPDAGKVALYYLFEALKKDQFCLFDTQQLNEVTWNLGAFEITKNEYLNALKEAVKIPYKWELK, from the coding sequence ATGTCGAGTAGAGATTTTAAGGAGTTTTTTGGAGACCCTCTTAATTGTGATGAGGATTTGATCGCTATAGGTGGAGATTTTAGTGTCGATAGACTTTTGTATGCTTATACACATGGGATTTTTCCTTGGTCAGAAAATCCGATTCAGTGGTTTTGTTTGGATCCGAGGGCAGTATTCGATATTCAAAATGTACATTTTTCAAAAACAGTGTTAAGAAAAATCCGACAAAATAAATATTGCATTACTTACAATCTTGCTTTTACGAGAGTAATGGAAAACTGCGCTATTAGAAAAAATGAGCCTACGTGGATTACATCCGGTTTTGTAAAAGGGTACAGTGAACTTCACTTAAAAGGATACGCACATAGCGTTGAGGCATGGGACGAAGAAGAAAATCTAGTAGGTGGGGTATATGGAATTGCAATCGGAAAATTATTCGCAGGAGAAAGCATGTTTTCTTTTCAGCCGGATGCAGGAAAGGTAGCGCTCTATTATTTATTTGAAGCACTAAAAAAAGATCAATTTTGTCTATTCGATACGCAACAATTGAACGAGGTTACTTGGAATCTTGGAGCTTTTGAAATAACTAAGAATGAGTATTTGAATGCTTTGAAAGAAGCCGTGAAAATTCCATACAAATGGGAACTCAAATAA
- the bamE gene encoding outer membrane protein assembly factor BamE — translation MKKLILPICLFTVLGFVLTQCSSDKKDTPRPAVHDNTDLRNIEVDMIKVGDSKVKIQALLGTPTEESNTQNGSVWTWWFISTTYQKNSYQTLKEKPATTEGAKFIKLTFDPKGKVTQKEFDM, via the coding sequence ATGAAAAAACTAATCTTACCTATTTGTCTTTTCACTGTTTTAGGCTTTGTTTTAACTCAGTGTTCTTCAGATAAAAAAGACACTCCGAGACCTGCTGTTCACGATAACACAGATCTTAGAAATATAGAAGTAGATATGATAAAAGTAGGAGATTCCAAAGTAAAAATCCAAGCCCTACTCGGAACTCCAACAGAAGAAAGCAACACTCAAAACGGATCAGTTTGGACATGGTGGTTCATCTCTACTACCTATCAAAAAAATTCTTACCAAACTCTAAAAGAAAAACCTGCAACCACTGAAGGTGCAAAATTTATTAAACTTACATTTGATCCAAAAGGGAAGGTTACTCAAAAAGAATTTGACATGTGA
- the folE gene encoding GTP cyclohydrolase I FolE codes for MEKEIFKILEEIGEDPNREGLQKTPKRVEESYKFLTSGYNANIQEVVNDAIFHEKAEGMVLVRDIEIYSLCEHHLLPFFGKAHVAYIPNKKIIGISKIPRIVDIFSRRLQVQERLTDQIANALQEILHPLGVGVVINAKHLCMMMRGVQKQNSELFTSSLLGAFRNNPDTRAEFLDLIRTSS; via the coding sequence TTGGAAAAAGAAATATTTAAAATTTTAGAAGAGATAGGCGAAGACCCAAACAGGGAAGGATTGCAAAAAACTCCTAAGAGAGTAGAGGAGTCTTATAAATTTCTTACGAGTGGTTATAACGCAAATATTCAAGAGGTGGTAAACGATGCGATCTTTCATGAAAAAGCAGAAGGCATGGTTCTTGTAAGGGATATCGAAATCTACTCGCTTTGCGAGCACCATCTCTTGCCTTTTTTTGGGAAAGCCCACGTAGCCTATATACCAAACAAAAAGATCATTGGGATTAGTAAGATTCCGAGAATTGTAGATATATTTTCGAGAAGGCTGCAAGTTCAAGAAAGACTCACCGATCAGATTGCAAATGCTCTTCAAGAAATTTTGCACCCACTCGGAGTAGGGGTAGTTATCAACGCAAAGCATCTGTGTATGATGATGAGAGGAGTTCAAAAGCAAAATTCAGAGCTATTCACTTCGAGTTTACTTGGTGCATTTAGAAATAACCCTGATACAAGAGCAGAGTTTTTAGATCTTATAAGAACAAGTTCTTAA
- the efp gene encoding elongation factor P, protein MTLGITEVRKGMVLKVENDLYSVIKSEFVNPGKGSAFIRTKLKSIIKGSSIERTFKAAEKLESVELEKRNMTYCYKEGDSIVFMDVNDYEQIHIPIEYVEDILPFMKEETQVEVSFYEGKPIGVTPPNFAVLEITYAEEGLKGDTSGTALKRVTLETGGEILVPIFVKQGDVIKVDLRDLSYVERVNK, encoded by the coding sequence ATGACACTCGGAATTACAGAAGTTCGCAAAGGGATGGTTTTAAAAGTAGAAAATGATTTGTACTCGGTTATCAAAAGTGAATTCGTAAACCCCGGAAAGGGAAGCGCATTTATCAGGACAAAACTAAAAAGTATAATCAAAGGCTCTTCGATTGAAAGAACATTCAAAGCTGCTGAAAAACTCGAAAGCGTAGAACTAGAAAAAAGAAATATGACCTATTGTTACAAAGAAGGCGACAGCATTGTATTTATGGATGTAAACGATTACGAGCAAATCCACATCCCCATAGAATACGTTGAAGACATTCTCCCATTCATGAAAGAAGAAACTCAAGTAGAAGTTTCTTTTTATGAAGGAAAGCCAATCGGAGTAACTCCACCTAACTTTGCAGTCTTAGAAATCACTTATGCAGAAGAAGGACTAAAAGGAGACACTTCAGGTACAGCGCTGAAAAGAGTCACACTTGAAACAGGTGGCGAGATTTTAGTACCGATTTTTGTGAAGCAAGGGGATGTAATTAAAGTCGATCTTAGAGACTTGAGCTACGTCGAACGAGTAAATAAATAA
- a CDS encoding KamA family radical SAM protein, producing MGNLPKHRKEESLENWSDWKWQLQNRIRTLDDLEKWVSLSNEEKKIFSKAKENFDFAVSPYYLSLVQPKNKNCPIRKQIIPNKGELLREKFETEDPLGEEAHSPVKGVTHRYPDRALWYLSHNCPVYCRFCTRKRKVSKSTQTPGFSDWDCALQYFRKEKKIREVILSGGDPLSLSDNQLNYILEKLKSISHINQVRIHTRYPVTLPMRINDALCDILSKYFPLFIVTHFNHKNECTESSRLAVKNLITKGHATVLNQSVLLKGVNDSEKSLVELLYTLTGMGIKPYYLHQCDEVFGSSHFKVPISKGQKLMKKIRGYVSGISVPVYTADLTGGGGKIPIPTNYLVNEDKEFYIFSNYRGKKYKIKK from the coding sequence ATGGGAAATCTCCCTAAGCATAGGAAAGAAGAGTCTTTAGAAAATTGGTCTGACTGGAAGTGGCAGTTACAGAACAGGATTCGAACCTTGGATGATTTGGAAAAATGGGTTAGCCTTTCCAATGAAGAAAAAAAAATCTTTTCCAAAGCCAAAGAGAACTTTGATTTTGCGGTAAGCCCGTACTATCTGTCTTTGGTTCAGCCTAAAAATAAAAATTGTCCAATACGAAAACAAATTATTCCAAATAAGGGAGAATTGCTCCGAGAAAAATTTGAAACAGAAGACCCCTTAGGTGAAGAGGCTCATTCACCCGTGAAAGGAGTGACCCACAGGTATCCAGATAGAGCTTTATGGTATCTTTCTCACAACTGCCCTGTATATTGCAGATTTTGCACAAGAAAAAGAAAGGTCTCCAAATCTACTCAAACTCCGGGCTTTTCCGATTGGGATTGTGCACTACAGTATTTCAGAAAAGAAAAAAAAATCAGAGAAGTGATTCTTTCAGGTGGAGATCCGTTATCGCTTTCGGATAACCAGCTAAACTATATTTTAGAAAAGTTAAAATCTATTTCCCATATCAACCAAGTTCGAATACATACCAGATACCCGGTGACTCTTCCCATGAGAATCAACGATGCGTTATGCGACATTCTATCAAAATATTTCCCTTTATTTATCGTGACTCATTTCAATCATAAAAATGAATGCACTGAAAGCTCTCGCCTCGCTGTTAAAAATCTAATAACAAAGGGACACGCTACGGTTTTAAATCAAAGCGTACTATTAAAGGGAGTCAACGATTCAGAAAAATCTTTAGTTGAATTATTGTATACTTTGACGGGTATGGGGATAAAGCCATACTACCTTCATCAATGCGACGAGGTATTTGGTTCTTCTCATTTTAAAGTTCCTATTTCCAAGGGGCAAAAACTTATGAAAAAGATCAGAGGGTATGTGAGCGGAATATCTGTTCCTGTTTATACTGCCGACTTGACAGGAGGGGGAGGGAAGATTCCAATTCCTACAAATTATTTAGTAAACGAGGATAAAGAATTCTATATTTTCTCGAATTATAGGGGTAAGAAATATAAGATAAAAAAATAA
- a CDS encoding GAF domain-containing protein, producing the protein MSEDKKEQVVFHYGRRKTDLAPGFLVKEGGKYYVKAGHLVDLNNQLKKLSMLMDVSRSIMAEIDLDSLLKLIIQNVTKVMSADRSTLFLVDKKTGELWSKVAQGASVIRLQTGEGIVGHVAKTGETANISDAYLDNRFNQDFDKRSGYRTKTILCMAIKNPKGEIIGAIQVLNKLDETLFSHEDEDLLGAFSSLAGISLENARAYEELEQEKNSLEIKVQERTKDLDLAKKKSEELLLNILPLQVAEELKQNGKANPKRFEFVTVLFTDFKGFTKVAEKLDPESLVSELDKCFFYFDEVMERFHLEKIKTIGDSYMCAGGIPKKNRTNPVDAILAALEIRNFMNQMKEIKEAIGEPFWELRIGVHTGPVVSGVVGKVKFAYDIWGDTVNTASRMESSGETGKINISESTYNHVKDFFVCSYRGKVSAKNKGEINMYFVDGIQKELSVDGKGEIPNSLFKEKHKLLGLK; encoded by the coding sequence ATGTCTGAAGATAAAAAAGAACAGGTAGTTTTCCATTACGGACGCAGAAAAACTGACCTCGCCCCGGGATTTTTGGTAAAGGAGGGCGGGAAATATTATGTCAAAGCCGGACATTTAGTCGATTTAAACAACCAGCTAAAAAAGCTGTCCATGCTCATGGATGTATCCAGATCCATAATGGCCGAAATAGATTTGGATTCGCTTTTGAAATTAATTATTCAAAATGTAACTAAAGTGATGAGTGCAGACAGGTCCACTTTGTTTTTGGTAGATAAAAAAACAGGAGAGCTTTGGTCAAAAGTTGCCCAAGGTGCATCAGTCATTCGTCTCCAAACTGGTGAGGGAATCGTTGGACATGTAGCGAAAACCGGAGAGACCGCAAATATTTCAGATGCGTACCTGGATAATAGATTCAACCAAGACTTTGACAAGAGATCGGGGTATAGAACAAAGACTATTTTGTGTATGGCTATAAAAAATCCGAAAGGAGAAATTATCGGAGCCATACAGGTATTAAATAAGTTAGACGAAACCCTATTCTCACATGAAGACGAAGACCTTCTCGGTGCGTTTAGCTCTCTTGCTGGGATTTCTTTGGAGAACGCAAGGGCGTATGAGGAACTGGAGCAAGAAAAAAATTCTCTTGAAATCAAAGTCCAAGAAAGAACAAAAGATTTAGACCTCGCAAAGAAAAAATCGGAAGAATTACTTTTGAATATTTTACCTTTGCAGGTTGCAGAAGAGCTGAAGCAAAACGGAAAAGCAAATCCGAAAAGGTTTGAGTTTGTTACTGTACTCTTTACTGATTTCAAGGGATTTACAAAAGTTGCAGAAAAGTTAGACCCTGAGTCTTTAGTATCTGAATTGGATAAATGTTTTTTCTATTTCGACGAAGTTATGGAAAGATTTCACCTTGAGAAAATCAAAACTATTGGAGACAGTTATATGTGTGCCGGTGGGATTCCAAAAAAGAATAGAACAAATCCGGTAGATGCGATTCTTGCTGCCTTAGAAATCAGAAATTTTATGAATCAGATGAAAGAAATCAAAGAGGCAATAGGTGAGCCTTTTTGGGAGTTGAGGATTGGCGTGCATACGGGACCTGTAGTTTCAGGTGTGGTAGGAAAGGTAAAATTTGCTTATGATATTTGGGGAGATACTGTAAACACTGCGAGTAGAATGGAGTCGAGTGGAGAGACTGGAAAAATCAATATATCTGAATCAACCTACAATCACGTAAAAGATTTCTTTGTATGCTCTTATCGAGGGAAGGTTTCCGCAAAGAACAAGGGTGAAATCAACATGTATTTTGTAGATGGAATCCAAAAAGAATTGTCTGTTGACGGAAAAGGAGAAATTCCAAATTCACTATTTAAAGAGAAACACAAACTACTTGGGTTGAAATAA